From the Thermococcus celericrescens genome, the window TTCTATCGGCGGTTCTGTCCCTCCCGTAGTACGCACTCGCCAGCGCTACCATTCTCTCCTCGGCGCTGTAGACGTGTCCCCACGTCCACTCAGTCTCCTCGTTCCACCAGGTCGAGTGGTCTGCATTGGCCCCCCACGAACCCTCTGGGAGTTCAATCTCATACCTCTCGCCGGTGTAGTTGTCAAGATAGGAGGAGAGCGTTGTGGTGACTATTCCCCCTTCCGCCATCAATTCAAGAACCCTGCCGAGCCATTTGACTCCCTCGAACCACCAGTGACCGAAGAGCTCCGTGTCGTAGGGCGAAACGATTATGCCCCTCTCCCCGAACTTCTCCTCGTATCCCCGGAGAAGCTCGCCCACCAGCCAGACGAAGTGCCTGGCGTGCTCCTCAACCCGCTCCATGGCCCTCTCCGGGTCGTAGAACTCTTTCTCGCCGAGGTCAACGTTTTTGCCCGTCACGCGCCAGTACTGGCCGCCGCTCTTTTCGGCCTTCCTGTGGAACTCCCTGTACCAGAAGTCACCGGGATAGCCGTAGTGCGCGCTCCAGACCTGGTGGCCGGTTTCTCTGTTGCGGGCGAAAACAGCCACCCGAGAACCCTTGATCCAGTACGGCCTCAGCGTGCTCTTCTCCCCCTCGTAGAGCGGAATCTCGCCGTAGCCCTTTGTCACCGGGCCCTCATCGATCAGGTTGCTCTCCACGAAGAAGTACTCGATGCCGAACTCCTCCAGGAACTTCTCCATGCCATGTCTCTCAACCTTCCTCCCGTCCGGCAGCTCCCACTCCCCCGCCGGCCGGTAGGCGCATTCAGGCAGCCATATCCCCATCGGTCTCCTGCCGAAGTGCTTCTCGTAGGTCGCTATGCCATTGGCAAGCTGGGCCCTTATCGCCTCGTCCCTCCCGAGGAGCGGGAGGTAGCCGTGCGTTGCCGCGGAGGTTATCACCTCGATGTATCCCGCATCCTGGAACTCGCGGAACTTTCCTACGATGTCACCGTTTATGGCCTCCCAGTAGTCATAGACCTTCCTGAAGTGGTCGAGGGAGGCTTTAACGGCCCTTTCGTCATACTTGCCCGATTTCAGGTCTTCCTCCGTGGTCTCAATCTTCCGGGTTAGGTACCTCTCGAACTCGGCCTTGATGTAGTCGTCGGCCAGCTGCTCGGCCAGAACTGGGGTTATGTTGATCACGAGCTGGAACCTCACCCCGGAGGAGCGGAGGCGCTCAAACTCCATAAGAAGAGGCAGGTAAGTTTCGCTCATGGCCTCATAGAGCCATTCCTCACCGAATGGCCATTTGCCGTGCTTCCGAACGTAAGGGAGGTGGGTGTGGAGGACGAATGTGAAATAGCCTTTCACTCTGTATCACCTGGAGTGTTATTGCACTCGGAGTATTTAACCTTATCCGGAACAGAACTGAGCCCGTGGACAATTGCGAACACCGGTTAGGTTTAAAGGGGAAAGGGACAATCCGGAAGGGGTGAGAGGATGAAGGAAGAGATGAGCAGCGTTGATATCCGTTACATCGTGAGGGAACTGCAGTCCCTCGTTGGCTCTCGCGTTGACAAGAGTTACCACGACGGCGACGAGATTAGGATAAAGCTCAGGACGAAGGAGGGGAGGCAGGATTTAATCCTCCAGGCTGGGAAGCGCTTCCATGTGACGACGTACGTTAAGGAGGCGCCGAAGCAGCCGTCGAGCTTCACCATGCTCCTCAGGAAGCACCTCAGCGGCGGGTTCATAGACGCGATAGAGCAGCACGGCTTCGACAGGATAGTGAAGATTCGCGTTGGGGACCACACCCTCATCGGCGAGCTCTTCCGGAGGGGAAACGTGATACTCGTGGACGGGGAGAACAAAATCGTTGCGGCGTTACGCTACGAGGAGTACAAGGACAGAAGGATAATGCCGAAGGCGGAATACCAGTATCCCCCCGCCAGGGAGAACCCGCTCGAGGTAACTCGGGAGAGGTTCATCGAGCTGATGAGGGAGAATGAAGAGCTCGAGCTCGTGCGCGCCCTGGCGAGGAAGCTCAACATGGGCGGAATGTACGCGGAAGAGATTTCAACAAGAGCGGGCTTCGACAAGACGACCCCCGTTAAGGAGCTGAGCGACGACGACCTGCTGAGGGTCTACGAGGCGATGATGAACACATTCAACGATGAACCGAGGCCCAACATAGTCTTCAAGGACGGAAACATGCACGACGTCGTTCCGATAGAGCTGAGAATCTACGAGGGGTTCGAGAAGCGCTATTTTAACACCTTCAGCGAGGCCCTCGACGAGTACTTTGGAAAGATAACCCTTGAGAAGGCAAGGATTGAGCAGACGAAGAGGCTCGAAGCCAAGAAGAGGCAGCTCCTCATGACGCTCAGGAAGCAGGAGGAGATGCTCAAGGGCTTCGAGGAGGGGGCGAAGGCCAACCAGGAGATAGGAGACCTGATCTACGCGAACTACGCCCTCATAGAGAGGCTTTTGGAGGAGTTCAGGAAGGCCACGGAGACCCTCGGCTGGGAGGAGTTCAAGAAGCGCATCGAGGAGGGCAAGAAGGCCGGCAACAGGGTCGCGCTCATGGTGAAGGGAACCGACCCGAAGGAAAAGGCTGTGACGATAGAGCTTGAGGGAAAGAAGGTCCGGCTGTACCTCAACAGGAGCATAGGCGAGAACGCCGAGCTCTACTACGAGAAGGCCAAGAAGTTCAGGCACAAGCACGAGGGAGCGCTTAAGGCCTACGAGGACACGAAGAGGAAGCTGGACGAGACAGAGAGGCTCATCGAGGAGGAGCTCAAGAAGGAACTCAGCGTTAAGAGGATAGAGAGGAGAAAGAGGAAGTGGTTCGAGAAGTTCCGCTGGTTCGTTTCGAGCGAGGGCTTCCTCGTTCTGGGGGGTAAGGACGCTGGCACCAACGAGATTCTCATAAAGAGGCACATGGACGGGAACGACCTCTACTGCCACGCCGACGTTTACGGCGCCCCTCACGTCGTCATCAAGGATGGCCAGAAGGCCGGAGAAAAGACCATCTTCGAGGCCTGCCAGTTCGCGGTTTCGATGAGCAAGGCATGGAGCAGGGGCGTTTACAGTGAAGACGCCTACTGGGCGCATCCGAACCAGGTCACCAAGCAGACACCCAGCGGCGAGTACCTGGGCAAGGGGGCCTTCATGGTCTACGGCAAGAGGAACTGGCTCCACGGGCTTCCGCTCAAGCTCGCCGTCGGTATAATCAACTACGAGGGCGAGGACTTCGTCGTCTGCGCCCCGGTTGATGCCATAAAAGCCCACACGAATAGATACATCGTGATCCGCCCCGGCCCACTCAGGAAGAGCGAGCTGGTGAAGAGGATAAAACACATCCTCGAAAAGTGGGGCTACAAGGTTAGGGAGGAGGACGTCATGTCCGCCCTGCCGCCGGGGAACGGCGATGTGGTCGAGGTTATGGGCTAGAGGTACTTGCCTCCGCCAAGAACAAATCCTGCCACGAAGCCGCCGAGTCCCAGAAGGTAGCCATCTCCGATTATACCCACGAATCCCCCGCCGTACATGTACCACGCCACGGTGGTGAAGAGGAACATCCCGACCAGCCCAATGCCCGGACCGAGCCTCCCACCGAGTATTCCAAAAAAAGACGCCCAGGAGCACAAGGAACAGCCCCGCGAAGAAGACCACGAAGGTTAGTATCGAGCCCGTGCTAGCAGGGTTGAGCCACCAGAAGACGCCCTCAAAGCCATGGGGGGTGGTCAGGACCTGATCGAAGATCGCGATGAACATCATTTCCCCAGAGGGAGGCTTGAGCCAGGGGAGAACAAAGGAAAGGATGACGATCAGAGACGTCAGAAAGCTCAATATCCTCATCCAGAAGCCCCTATTTAAACCAGCTCCTTCCCTGTCCCCGTCATCACCAGCTTGCCGTGCTTTACACCCTTGAGGCTCAGCAGCCTGTCCGCTATCTCCTTTATCCTGTTGGCCTTACCCTTAACTATGATGACTTCCAGGCAGTTGTGCTCGTCCATGTGGACGTGAATGCTGGAGATTATCTCGCTCAGGTAGTCGTGCTGGAGGTCGAGGAGCTCCTTGACCACCTCTGCCTCATCGTGGTTGTAGAGCATGGTTATCGTGCCGGCGACCTCACCCTCACCCTGTTCCCACTCGTACCGGACTATGAAGTCCCTCATCATGTCCCTTATTGCCTCGCTCCTGTTCACGTAGCCCTTCTCCTCGATTATACGGTCGAACCTTTCGAGCAGCTCGTCGGGAACGGAGACGCCAAAGCGAGTGATCTTCATGACACCACCGTAATTCCTTTGGACGTCATCGTTAAAAACGTGACGCGAAACCCTTTTATTCGGGCCCGAGAAAGTAGCCACATGACGATAGAGGAACTCTACGCAATAGCCCAGAGGGAGCTGGCCAAGGACCTGGTGTTCGAGATCGAGGAGGAGCCCGTGACGGTTTCAATCAGGGGCGTCCTTCTCGCGAGGACCGACTCGAAGGGCTACAACTTCTCCTTCTTCGAGCTGAGCGAGAACGAATTCGTCCTCGCCGTCCAGATGAAGGGCTTCGTGGTGTACCTCGGCATGGAGGCGGACGAGGAGATAGACGAAGACGCCTACCCCGAGCTCGTTAAAATCCTCCTCGGGCAGCTGACACCAGCCATAGCCCTCCTGATAACGAGGGCGGAGAAAGAGTATCCCGGCAGGGCGGACCTGCTCATGGACGATGAGATGGGGCCCGACCTCAAGGAGTTCTTCTACGGGCTCCTGGTGAAGCACCGGCAGGGAAAGCCGATCTATGAGCAGACCGAAGTGGCCTAGCTGAGGAGCTCCACAAGGACGAGAGTGGCGAGCATGATGGCCAGCACCAGCATCGTCCTCTTCGTGTATAGCTTCGCAGCCCTCCTCTCGTAGTAGCTCCTGGGGGAGACGTTTAGGACGTAGAGTCCGAGGAGAGAGCCGCTGAGAAGACCGAGGACGTTCTCAACGGTGAGGGCAAGAGAGCCGGCAAAAACATCCCACCAGCCCATCGCGAGGGATATCCCGATAACCGTCGTCGGAGGAACCAGTGCGGCCGCAATTGAAACCCCCGCCAGAATCTCGGGAATTCTGCTCACTATGGCAACTATTCCGGCGTAGCCGAGGATTATCGCGAGGAGTATGTAAACCAGTCCCGACTGGCCCCTCAACAGTATCTCGTGGGTCGGCTCCGCCGGCATCGAGCCAGCAAGATTGAGGATCAAGGACACCACAAGGGCCGAGAGGAATATAACGCCGAGGAGTTTGAGAATGGAGGAAACCGCGTCGAGGGCATCCCTGCCCTTGCCCATGACGATGTTGAGGGAGAATCCGTAGAGCGGGCCGAGAATCGGCGAGAGGAGCATGGCCGAGATTATCATCACTATGCTGTCGTTGATGAGGCCGAAGAGGGCTATAATCGAGGCAACGGCACCGAGGGTGAGCTGAATCGGGTCGACTTGGGCCTGGTTGTTGGCGTTCTCGATGAGCCCCTCTATGGCCGCCAGGGTCCAGTGGCGCTTGAACTTTTTAAGAGACTTTACCGAGTTGGCGTATTTCACGGACTTCCCGCTGACGGGTGCCCAGGTTATCGATGAATGCCCCTTCCGAAGGTCAACTGCCTTCATCAGCTCGTCGACGACGTCGTTAATCACGAAATCCGGCACGAGAACGGTGAATTTGAGCGCCCGGTGCTCGTTGCTCTGCACTTCCTCGGCGTAGAACTGAAGGCTCCACTTGGTCAGAACATTCCTGACCTTCTCACCCTCACCCTCGTCGCAGTAGATTTCCAGCCGGAGCATGGCCCATCGGAGGGACTACGGGCCCGGCACTAATAACCCTTGTGGAAACACTTCAGGATAATTTGAAGCGATTGTAAACCTTATAACCCTCTACGACGTAGAGGTTATGGAGGAACATGGCGGGCAAACTGGCTGTCTCCATCGCCATCTCGGCGTTGCTCTCTTTCCTCGCGTGGATACTTCTCCAGCTCAACCACTTCCTCGGAGTCCTCCTCTTTATCTCCGCGGTTATCATACCTCCAGCGGTTTTCAGGGACTACTACAGCAAAAGGCCCCTCCGGCTGGCACCGTTTTTGATAATCTCGCTCGTCTTGATGGCCATCCTGACGCCCCCGCCCGTGACCAGCCCAAACGTCGAGTTCGGCCTCTACTTTGCTACGGGCTGCTGGGAGAAAGGGGGAGATACCTGGCCGCTGAGGGGTGGGGAGCTTACCTACTCCTGCAACGGGACGGTTGCGTACTCAACAATCCACGTCAGCGGGGCTGCTTGGAAGTCCTCAAGGGTCAGACTTCCCCTCCTCGGCCGTTCTGTAACCCTCTATGAACCACGTGGGAAAGCTAATAATGCCTACCGCGAGGCCACGGAACGCGTCGAATCGGGGGGCTACCTAAGGCTCGTGGAGAACTACGTCACCGACTCCGACATCATAGGCGATGCTCTGTTTGTTAAGGGCGAGGAATGCATATATCTGGCCGAAACAAGGATTCTTGGGGGAGGTATCGCCGTTATCTCGGCACGGGGGCCCTGCAGGGGCGTCAAGGGGTTTGCGCTCCGCTGGCACGACGATTACCTCTGGAACGCGAGCGAGCCGCCGACTTTCGTAAGGTACCGCTTCAACTGGAGTACAGAGGACGGCATCGGGGTCGGAAGGTTTCTGCCCTCGGACTGGCCCGGCGAGTGGGTTAAGAACACCTACAAAGCCATAGAAATCGAGCTCAAAGGAACCGGATACGTCAAGCGGATGGAGAGAAAAAGCGGGGACTGCAGGTGGTCTCTGTGGACGCGGGGAGGGGAATCAATCTACGTTTCCCTCCGGGAAAAAGAAATCATTGTGCTGAGAGGGAAAATGGAAGACGTTGAAAGGACCGCGAAGGAGCTTCTATGCGGGCTGAAGAACGGCCGGGAAGCTAGAGGGCCGGCGCCTGAGGAGGTGCTCAACGCCGTAATAGGGGAGCTCAACGGGAGCTTTGCCATGAAATCCTCAAGAGAACCCACCCTCTGGGCCCTCGCTGGAAAGGAGTTTTTGACATCTGTGGGTGAGAAGAACGTCAGCGTGACCCTTCTCGTGTACGGGATTCGTGGACAGTGCGACTACGCCCGCTACCTGCTCGACACTTCCGACGGAAGAACGACCTCCATCTGTCTTGAACGCGGAGGGTATTTCGTCGCCGTGGCGGTTAAGGGGAGCGTTGAAGACACCAGCTTTGTCCTATCATCAACGGCCAGACCGAAAGGCTCTTAAACAATGCGGCGTTCCATACTCCGATGCCCCATGCAATACAGGAGTGATTGTTTTTGGCTGTCCTGAAGGTTCCCTGAATCCCAACGCTAGCCCACAGATTCTCGGGCGGGATTGCTTTTGGCGGCTTTAAACTGAGGGGGGCTCGTTTTTGGCGAGGCTGATGAGCCTCAGAAGGATTCAGGGTTAGTTCTTACTCTGATTATTCCCTCGTTTTTGGGACACATTTTTGAATCGTTAGAGGAGGTGTTAGAATGAAAGCCGTTCTGCCGGATTCCAAGATACCAAAGAGGTGGTACAACATACTGCCAGACCTTCCGGAACCCCTGGCACCGCCGCTTGACCCGGAAACCGATGAGCCCATGGAACCGGAGAAGTTGCTGAGGATTTTCGCGGAGGAGTTAGTAAAGCAGGAGATGAGCACCGAGCGCTACATTGAGATTCCGAGGAAGGTCCGTGAGCTCTACGCCAAGATAGGGCGGCCGACACCTCTCTTTAGGGCCACAAACCTCGAGAAAGCCCTGGGAACTCCGGCAAGGATTTACTTTAAGTACGAGGGTGCAACGGTGACGGGCAGCCACAAGATAAACACCGCCTTGGCCCAGGCCTACTATGCCAAGGAGCAGGGGATTGAGAAGCTTATAACAGAAACCGGAGCCGGACAGTGGGGAACGGCTTTAAGCCTGGCCGGGGCGCTGCTTGGACTCAAGGCCAGGGTTTACATGGCCCGCGCCAGCTACGCCCAGAAGCCCTACAGGAAGACAATAATGCGCCTCTACGG encodes:
- a CDS encoding 1,4-alpha-glucan branching protein, which produces MKGYFTFVLHTHLPYVRKHGKWPFGEEWLYEAMSETYLPLLMEFERLRSSGVRFQLVINITPVLAEQLADDYIKAEFERYLTRKIETTEEDLKSGKYDERAVKASLDHFRKVYDYWEAINGDIVGKFREFQDAGYIEVITSAATHGYLPLLGRDEAIRAQLANGIATYEKHFGRRPMGIWLPECAYRPAGEWELPDGRKVERHGMEKFLEEFGIEYFFVESNLIDEGPVTKGYGEIPLYEGEKSTLRPYWIKGSRVAVFARNRETGHQVWSAHYGYPGDFWYREFHRKAEKSGGQYWRVTGKNVDLGEKEFYDPERAMERVEEHARHFVWLVGELLRGYEEKFGERGIIVSPYDTELFGHWWFEGVKWLGRVLELMAEGGIVTTTLSSYLDNYTGERYEIELPEGSWGANADHSTWWNEETEWTWGHVYSAEERMVALASAYYGRDRTADRILEQLARELLILEASDWQFLITTGQAREYGKRRILVHSRDFHRLANELVRYVKTGDFDVEFLEELERRDNPFKPVVVASYVSESPPEVQEYVEPPEVPPERGEEPVERPREELPERAYATEVVKEIAVKPPRKVKRPSSDKSRKLRTREKRKPGKVESDLLRIKGIGPKTLAKLQRAGIHSVEDLKGAEIEELARKTRISPKKLRKFLAQIS
- the rqcH gene encoding ribosome rescue protein RqcH; translated protein: MKEEMSSVDIRYIVRELQSLVGSRVDKSYHDGDEIRIKLRTKEGRQDLILQAGKRFHVTTYVKEAPKQPSSFTMLLRKHLSGGFIDAIEQHGFDRIVKIRVGDHTLIGELFRRGNVILVDGENKIVAALRYEEYKDRRIMPKAEYQYPPARENPLEVTRERFIELMRENEELELVRALARKLNMGGMYAEEISTRAGFDKTTPVKELSDDDLLRVYEAMMNTFNDEPRPNIVFKDGNMHDVVPIELRIYEGFEKRYFNTFSEALDEYFGKITLEKARIEQTKRLEAKKRQLLMTLRKQEEMLKGFEEGAKANQEIGDLIYANYALIERLLEEFRKATETLGWEEFKKRIEEGKKAGNRVALMVKGTDPKEKAVTIELEGKKVRLYLNRSIGENAELYYEKAKKFRHKHEGALKAYEDTKRKLDETERLIEEELKKELSVKRIERRKRKWFEKFRWFVSSEGFLVLGGKDAGTNEILIKRHMDGNDLYCHADVYGAPHVVIKDGQKAGEKTIFEACQFAVSMSKAWSRGVYSEDAYWAHPNQVTKQTPSGEYLGKGAFMVYGKRNWLHGLPLKLAVGIINYEGEDFVVCAPVDAIKAHTNRYIVIRPGPLRKSELVKRIKHILEKWGYKVREEDVMSALPPGNGDVVEVMG
- the nikR gene encoding nickel-responsive transcriptional regulator NikR — its product is MKITRFGVSVPDELLERFDRIIEEKGYVNRSEAIRDMMRDFIVRYEWEQGEGEVAGTITMLYNHDEAEVVKELLDLQHDYLSEIISSIHVHMDEHNCLEVIIVKGKANRIKEIADRLLSLKGVKHGKLVMTGTGKELV
- a CDS encoding TIGR00341 family protein; this translates as MLRLEIYCDEGEGEKVRNVLTKWSLQFYAEEVQSNEHRALKFTVLVPDFVINDVVDELMKAVDLRKGHSSITWAPVSGKSVKYANSVKSLKKFKRHWTLAAIEGLIENANNQAQVDPIQLTLGAVASIIALFGLINDSIVMIISAMLLSPILGPLYGFSLNIVMGKGRDALDAVSSILKLLGVIFLSALVVSLILNLAGSMPAEPTHEILLRGQSGLVYILLAIILGYAGIVAIVSRIPEILAGVSIAAALVPPTTVIGISLAMGWWDVFAGSLALTVENVLGLLSGSLLGLYVLNVSPRSYYERRAAKLYTKRTMLVLAIMLATLVLVELLS